aataaggacatcatggctggttatcaggaggacactacatgtatgagaagataacctgaccacaatatggacatcatggctggttatcaggaggacactacatgtatgagaagataacccgaccacaataaggacatcatggctggttatcaggaggacactacatgtatgagaagataacccaaccacaataaggacatcatggctggttatcaggaggacactacatgtataagaagataacctgaccacaataaggacatcatggctggttatcaggaggacactacatgtatgagaagataacctgaccacaataaggacatcatggctggttatcaggaggacactacatgtatgagaagataacctgaccacaataaggatatcatggctggttatcaggaggacactacatgtatgagaagataacccgaccacaataaggacatcatggctggttatcaggaggggacactacatgtatgagaagataaccagccatgatgtccttattgtggtcaggttatcaggaggacactacatgtatgagaagataacccgaccacaataagacatagtggctgggtttctgacaagtcacaGATCATAGAAGTTCCTGCCTTTGTGGTGATATCTATTGATAACCGATcatgacaacagatgtcaccactaagttagttggagaaaatctataaaacgctgcaaaattttgaatttcttatatttgtaaaaatgtttatctTTTCAATACCTATACAGTTACATAgggttatgttcatggaaaacccctttaagcagccaaGTAATTACTGGAACGTGTTAGCCATTGgtaattacagtgttggccaaaagtattggcacccctgcaattctgtcagataatactctgtttcttccagaaaatgattgcaatcacaaactctttggtattatcttcatttaatttgtcttcaatggaaaaccacaaaaataattgtcaaaaagccaaattggatataattccacaccaaacataaaaagggggtggacaaaagtattggcaccgtttgaaaaatcatgtgatgcttctctaatttgtgtaattaacagcacctgttacttacctggggcacctaacaggtggtggcaataactaaatcacacttgcagccagttgaaatggattaaagttgactccacctctgtcctgtgtccttgtgtgaccacattgagcatggagaaaagaaagaagaccaaagaactgtctgaggacttgagaagcaaaattgtgaggacgcatgagcaatctcaaggctacaagtccatctccaaagacctgaatgttcctgtgtctaccgtgcgcagtgtcatcaagtgtaaagcccatggccctgtggctaacctccctagatgtggacgcaaaagaaacattgacgagagatttcaccgcaagattgtgcggatggcggataaagaacctcgactaacatccaaacaagtccaagctgccctgcagtccgagggtacaacagtgtcaccccgtactatccagtgtcagcgtctgaatgagaagggactgtatggtaggagacccaggaagaccccacttcttacccacagacagaagccaggctggagtttgccaaaacttacctgagaaagccaaaaccgttctgggagaatgttctctggtcagaggagacaaaagtaggaaaaggcctcaacatagagattacagggaaaaaaagaggccttcaaagagaagaagacgccccctacagtcagacatggcggaggtccctgatggtttggggttgctttgctgcctctggcactggactgcttgaccgtgtgcatggcattatgaagtctgaagacgaccaacacattgtgcagcatcatgtagggccccgtgtgagaaagctgggtctccctcagaggtcagggctcttccagcaggacaaggacccaaaacacacttcaggtcagcactagaaaatggtggtgagagaaagccctggagacttgtaaagtggcagcaatgagtccagccctgaatcccatagaacacctgtgggggagggggagagatctcttggtggcagtttggagaaggcccccttcacatctcaggggggaccgcgagcagtttgccaaagaagaagggtctaagattccagcagagccttgtaagaaactcattgctggttagcagaagcggttgtgcgcagttattgtgtctaaaggttgtgcgaccaagtattaggctgagggcgccaatacttctgtccgcaccagttttggagttttgtgtaaaatgatcaatgatgtgacttttttttaaatttgcttttgtgttttttcattgcaagcaaaataaatgaagatattaccaaagagtttgtgcttgtaatcattatctgggggacaccgaggattatctgacaggactgcagggggcgatacttatactgtatataccctgtgtcacttatatactatataagagtctgtgctgtgtaatcattgtctgggagacaccgaggattatctgacaggactgcagggggccaatacttttggccagcactgtatatCCTCTATCCGTGTAATAACATAGACACACGCATGTAGTAACACATACTATCACCGCCCCATAGTACACAGATACAGACATGATGGATAAGACGACATTCAGACTCTTCCGCTGTCCATGGTGTTGAAATTTTCTAAAATTCCCCGTCCCTGTCCAGTATACGCAATTACCAGATCGCTCTGCAAAAACGTAATGTGCGTTTTGCTGACACTTCTGACAAACGTACGTTTTTATTTGTTAAAGGGGTGTGGCCTGTCGTACAGAAAGTATAATATAACCGTATAACCGGCGGTGATAAAATATCGCCACGTATCACCGGTTCTATGTCATATATATGGTGTTATAGCGGATACGATGCGGATACGGTAGCGCGTTACGCCATATCTGTCCTATAGATAAATAACGTCATAGATATAgaagtatatagatagatatagggagACATAATATAAATATCACCATATCACAGCTACTATATGTATATGATATACTGACCTGACCCCAATAGCCTCTATACTGCCCCATATCGTCATGTCGTGATACAACACTATATATAACACGTCAGTAAGCTGCTGCTATCAGGCTGTGCCCGGCCCTTCACCCCAttgtgccccttttattaccCGTTAGGTGGCGCCTCTGTCGCCCCAGTTACCAGACAGTCTCCACGGCCGCTCCTATAGCACAGCAGCCTGGCCCGGCCCCGTCACTAGGAACACTTGACACGACCGTCAGCCAATCACAGAGAAGGATCAAGTCTGTGAGTGCTCGAGGGACCAATCACAGAGAGACCTCACAACGCTTTGACCAATAGCTGCGCGGGGGGGGCGTGTCCAGGTTTTGTTTTGGTCCAGCGTGAGAAGCTCTTGCTGTGTCGCTGGAGGGGTGGGCGGAAGTGACGTCACATGAGGAAGAGAAGTGACAGCCGGGTCACGTGTGAGCAGCATGGAGGGGTAAGGACTCATTCACATTATACTTATTATACTGACTGTGCGTCTTCTGTGGCTGTTCTAACAGACGTACTGTGACGTTACAAGTTTTTTGGAAGTCTCCTCAGGGCTGTGCGGTAATATTGATGCCATATGTGCTACAAGGCTACAGCTTGAAGGGTTTATTTAGTATCTGCACGGCCCCATATGGTGTAAGGATGTGAGTGACAGTGACAAGTACCGGCTTTAGATGTGGATCGCAGTGTCTCCAGAATGGCCGGTCTTATGGGGTGTTCCTGGGACGTAGTGCTTAGTAGGTCCTAACCAAATAGCGCTCCAAGGAAGGATAAACGGTGAACTGGCGATGGTCATGGGTGCCAAGACGAATTGATATATGAAGGGAGTGAAGGCTATCTTGTCTGGTCTGATCCCACAGAAGAGcaaattgctgaaaaaaatcCCCGCTGACGATGACGGAAAGatgtcagtacacacaggacatcaTAGCTCCAATTTACCAGAATAGGAGAGAGCTGATTCCAGCAGGCGCATTAGCTGATCGGTTTAGGTGTTGGACCCCTGacctatctgatactgatgaccgatGACCTAACCTGTGAATAGGTCATTGGGATCAAAAAATGTTCGGATCCTATAAATCCCTTTGCTTTAGCAGCAGCTTCCTGGCACAGTTTTTTCACACGGCTATCATTTCATTCAAGCTGACCTCTATTTTATCTCCTCAGGTCTCCTGGCCTTCAGGCGATCAGTTTGTTTGATCTGAATCCATTGAGCCCGGTGTTGTCAGATCTTTCCCTGAATAAAAGCAGCAATGGAAGAGACGATTCTTCAGAAGAGAGAACGAAACCTCCAGGTACAAGATCATGAAGCatggagagtagagatgagcgagtactgttgggatcagccgaaccgaacagcacgctcgcatagaaatgaatggacgtagccggcacgcggggggttaaacggccagccgccgtcaaagcggaagtaccaggtgcatccattcatttctatggagcgtgctgttcggatcggctgatcccaacagtactcgctcatctctaatggagagcATTCAGAGTACTGAATAGGGAGACTAATAGGAATGAAAGATCCAACAACAGCAGCTTTATGACGGTGTCCATGTAACAACAAGCAATGCTGTCTACGCTAAAGATAAATACTAAGTAACAACTACAATATTAATTGAGATTTATGATACGATTTCATTATATtgaagagccttaaaggggtggagctgttatggacacttattccctatgcaCAGGACAGAGGattagtgtctgatcactggggaacaGACATCAGGAGAATGGAGGACCGAAAGTCCATTGGTGCACTTGTGTGACCTCTGGTAGCGTCTCCCGCCAcctagaagtgaatagagcgccggtcacacaagtgcactgctgctccattcacaaggaggctttaggacaggggtaaggaaccttcgtctctccagctactgtgaaactacaacccccaacatgctccattcacttccataggagttccaagaacagcagagccagtatgcatgctgggagttgtagttttgcaacagctggagagccgtacgttccgtATCCCTGCTTTAGGGGCATTCAGTCCCTTACCCTCCTGATCACCACTGGACCCAGGGAATAGGTCCCCAACCATCGGACACTTatcctctgtcctgtggatagggaataagtgtccataacaggacaatccctttaatagcctATTGGGGTGGGTGGTGCACACAAGCCTAACATAtgattattttaatgttttttttaaatcttttataAACAAAAATtcgatattttattatttttagtaaTTGCTATTTCCGATTATTTTTCCCTAGAAATGAAGGACTTAGAAGCAAAATTACCAAATATCTTAGAAATTTCTGACCGGATGACCTGTTCAACCTGTCAGTGCACATTCGATTCCCGGGAGGAGCAGGTACGTTGTGTCTACTGTATCTCACATCATGTCCTATATAGTTTAGAATTGTTCTATCATTGCTATAATGGAAATAGTCTCTCCATCTATTGGCTTCCTGATAAGCTTTTGTGTGTAAAGAGCAGGGAGTTGGAACAAGAGGAGTTGCAGTAAAAAGCAGGGAAGAAATCATTACTGCTTATGAGAAGATGTCACCCTTCACATTTATAGGGCCGACAAAGGTCGCTGttcagaactcccatagaagtggatggagcagcGGTCATACGTGGTATTATCACATAAGACTCTCAGGGATCCCCCTCCTGTGATCGGTCGTGGTCTCGGTGCTGAGACCTTCAGTAGACTTGTCTTATCCCCTACCCTGTGCTGCATATTTACAGAATGTGTAGGGTTAAATCTGCAGCACATATTGACTCACTACAGATTTCAGACCACACCGTAGGTCAGTTTCTGATCAGATTTCTCATGGATCTTTATCTGCAGCGTGTGGACAATATTTGGTGAAATCTCATCCATGTTGCATCTATTCTAAGTGCTGCCGACTTTCCTCCTGTACTTCCACTGCTGTAAATCCACCTGatacctgtcctgtgtggacatagCCTTATAGCTGAACTTTGACTTCTGTGTTACAGAAAGAACATTACACTTTGGACTGGCATCGGTTTAACCTGAAGAGGAGAATCAAAGGAGCGGCTGCAATAAGTGAAGAGGATTTCCAGGACAAGACACGGGCAGGTGAGGGTTTAGGGGAAGTGTATGTAAAAGAGATGCTAAATCGCACCGGTTTGTAATATTGGGAAATGTGTATAGAGAGGAGGAGCCATTGCGCCCCCTTAGGCTATAAGATGTCCATGTACAGATGTCATCCTTTAGTTGAGCATCTGGTAGAGGGACAAGACATGGAAAGGTAAATGGCTGAGGAAAGATGTGGACACGGGCAAGGGACAAGACATAGATGATGAAGGATTGAGGGACAAGACTATGGCAGGAGAAGAGTTGAAGGATGAGACATGAACTAGTGAGAGGTTCAGAAATGAGATTTGGGGGTTTTAAGGGTAGAGGGACAAGTGAGAAGATCTGGACAGACATGTTTGAAGGAAAAGACAAAGACTGGTTCAGGGTTGAGGGAGAAGACACCAACAGCATATGTaaggaccttctgtgaaaagggttgtccaggaaatacagaactggggctggggaaggtgaaacttAAGAAAACCCCAAACCCATACTCTCCTGTTCCTGGCACTCCAGTGTCCCCTACCACTGTCCAGTCCTGTGATGACTGCGGACTTATTCCAGCGGAAGTCCTTGCCCAACGTGTTTCTGAGTGACGTCTCAGGTCTtgtcatgtgacctctgaggccccGTTCAGCAAGGACTTCCACTGCAAAAGCCTCCTGACGCCGCTAAACCAGACAGTGGTGGGGACAGCAGtgtgccagggacaggtgagtatgggtttgcTTGTTTTTGcctttatgtttcaccttccccggcctcctgcaTCAGTTCTGTATTTCTAATTCTCCATGTTTCAGAAGTCTTACCAATCTCTTCCAGGGGACGTCTCCAGTATTTCTGGTTCAGACTCGGAGAGCTCGGATGAGTTGGAGTCAGGACCGACCTCGGAGCCTGATAATGATGCAGCTCCTATCGCTGCTCAGCCCAGCCGGACACAGAGCGTCTTATTTAGGAATGGAGAGCAGCGGCTGCTATCTGTCTACCGCTGTGTGCTGGGGGCAGCGAAGGTAAGACATCTACTACTGCCCTGTATAACCAGCGGTGACCCCAGAAGTATAAGACGTCTACTACTGCCCTGTATAACCAGCGGGGACCCCAGAAGTATAAGACGTCTACTACTGCCCTGTATAACCAGCGGGGACCCCATAAGTATAAGACGTCTATTACTGCCCTATTTAGCCAGTGGTGACCCCATAAGTATAAGACGTCTATTACTGCCCTGTATCAGTGGTGACCCCATAAGTATAAGACGTCTATTACTTCCCTATTTAACCAGTGGTGACCCCATACGTATAACATGTTTGTATCCTGCTGCAGGACACAGATGTGACACCGGATCACTTGCTGACTTGCGTGAAGCGCCTGCAGGAGAATCCGGTGGTGGTGATACTCATGGCTGGTGGAGGTCATTTTGCCGGAGCTGTCTATAAGGGGTacgtttctttttttctttatgtgaTGGGGTTTAATGCTATGTTTTTGGGGTCACACTGAatagctgcagctgcatctccctcccccCTCTATTCTACTATAGCACTAGATTTGTGAAGAGTTACAGCTACAGAGGATGCCATGTTCCCTTAATTACATGGTTTTTTAGGCATTATGTGACTAGGATCCTGTCCTTGGCACTTATCTATGCGCTTATCGTTTTTACAGAAAGGAGGCAGTAAAGCACAAGACCTTCCATCGATACACAGTGAGAGCCAAAAGAGGGAGCGCACAATCCGTCCACGATGCCCAGAACCGCGGTCACATGGCTAAGTCTGCCGGAGCTGCTCTGAGGAGATACAACCAGGCTGCTCTGATGACGGTGAGACGTCTACATCTTATTCATATTGTGCTCATAAGAAGACTCCATACAAGTCCTAGGTAATAATATTACTGTCACTTACAGGACATCAACCAGTTATTACAGAGCTGGGCAGAACATATACAAGAAGCTCAAGGAATATTCCTCAGGGCTCCTCGTTCTGATAAGGCTCTTTTCTTGGGACGTAATTCTCCCATAACAAGGAAAGACCCGAGAGTTTTTGGAATTCCTTTCTGCACAAGGAGAGCCACCTTCAGGGAGGTCCATAGGGTGCACACTCAACTCTTCAATCTGCAGCTCTACGGTAAGGAGGCTTGGGTACAATGTAGACATGTACAAACATTTTTATTTAAGGAGGCCCAACTAAAGCATTGGTAACACCGCTGGGTGCGAGTGCAGGGATTAATTGTtggcattatttatcctgtattatactccagagctgcgctcactattctgctggtgcagtcactgtgtacatacattacattacttatcctgtattatactccagagctgcgctcactattctgctggtgcagtcactgtgtacatacattacttatcctgtattatactccagagctgcgctcactattctgctggtgcagtcactgtgtacatacattacattacttatcctgtattatactccagagctgcgctcactattctgctggtgcagtcactgtgtacatacattacattacttatcctgtattatactccagagctgcgctcactattctgctggtacagtcactgtgtacatacattacattacttatcctgtattatactccagagcagcactcactattctgctggtacagtcactgtgtacatacattacattacttatcctgtattatactccagagctacgctcagtattctgctggtgcagtcactgtgtacatacattacattacttatcctgtattatactccagagctgcactcactattctgctggtgcagtcactgtgtacatacattacattacttatcctgtattatactccagagctgcgctcactattctgctggtgcagtcactgtgtacatacattacatatcctgtattatactccagagctgcgctcactattctgctggtacagtcactgtgtacatacattacattacttatcctgtattatactccagagctgcgctcactattctgctggtgcagtcactgtgtacatacattacattacttatcctgtattatactccagagctgcgctcactattctgctggtacagtcactgtgtacatacattacattacttatcctgtattatactccagagctgcgctcactattctgctggtgcagtcactgtgtacatacattacattacttatcctgtattatactccagagctgcactcactattctgctggtgcagtcactgtgtatatacattacattacttatcctgtattatactccagagctgcgctcactattctgctggtacagtcactgtgtacatacattacattacttatcctgtattatactccagagctgcgctcactattctgctggtgcagtcactgtgtacatacattacattacttatcctgtattatactccagagctgcgctcactattctgctggtgcagtcactgtgtacatacattacattacttatcctgtacatgGAGATCTAGgggtgtatatttatatattaaggGGCTTTCTCTCTTGCTATCTATCACCTAATAACACAGAGCAGGAcgcctccttgtcactggtcaGTGGAATACGAGAGAAATCTATACGGCCAAGAAGAACTGGACGAACAGAAAAGCAAGAAGAGAAGATTGGTAAATCTATAATGTAAAATAATGGAATATTGCAGAGAATCTTGTATGTGGAATATACTGTAGAGTTATTTCTTTTTATTCTAGATGCCGCAGAAGTATCGGAAGAGGAGACTCCCCCGCCTGAGGAATACGTGGAGGAAGAGCTGACCATAAGCACGCTGGATCTAAGGGAGTATGAAGTGCAGCCAAAGaggaaaagaaagaagaggaagaaaaagGAGGGAACAAGTAGGTGTATTGTATATGAATAGTGATGGTGCCGGCCGCCATCAGAGGGCTACGCAACCAGACATATATATCGTATGTGTGCGGGAGAAATAGGGTGCACTATTGAGAAGCCAGGAGACTTATAGACTCTGATACTTAGAATATCCAAGGTCTATAAGGAAAGCAGAATGTCTCCAGTGATGAATTGATCACATCTGATGTGTCGTTCACAATGGAGATAAGCGCCATCTGGCAGCCACTTATCCTCCTTTAGTAAACATGCAAGCTCAGTGTTCCCCGGAAGTTTCTATGCACTTCTATAATGAATATAACTTTATATCGCTTTATATGTAACATTGATTAgaatgtttttccaatgatagagcccacaCAAGATGACGGGGCGGCCGGTCCTAGTGTCACATCTCAGAGGATGACGCACGATCATGAGGATGATTCAGCCACAGAGGAAATGG
This region of Leptodactylus fuscus isolate aLepFus1 chromosome 8, aLepFus1.hap2, whole genome shotgun sequence genomic DNA includes:
- the ANKZF1 gene encoding tRNA endonuclease ANKZF1; translated protein: MEGSPGLQAISLFDLNPLSPVLSDLSLNKSSNGRDDSSEERTKPPEMKDLEAKLPNILEISDRMTCSTCQCTFDSREEQKEHYTLDWHRFNLKRRIKGAAAISEEDFQDKTRAGDVSSISGSDSESSDELESGPTSEPDNDAAPIAAQPSRTQSVLFRNGEQRLLSVYRCVLGAAKDTDVTPDHLLTCVKRLQENPVVVILMAGGGHFAGAVYKGKEAVKHKTFHRYTVRAKRGSAQSVHDAQNRGHMAKSAGAALRRYNQAALMTDINQLLQSWAEHIQEAQGIFLRAPRSDKALFLGRNSPITRKDPRVFGIPFCTRRATFREVHRVHTQLFNLQLYEQDASLSLVSGIREKSIRPRRTGRTEKQEEKIDAAEVSEEETPPPEEYVEEELTISTLDLREYEVQPKRKRKKRKKKEGTKPTQDDGAAGPSVTSQRMTHDHEDDSATEEMENPRHHPASVLEGDDLFRTRNVLFTCCKTGDTETAKQILQALLLSSSGDSSGPGLSTPEVVQQLVNEPLPVEGRTLLHVAAAAGHGPVACLLMDAGWDPALRDSSAQTPYSVSADKRTRNSFRKYQEENPDKYDYSKSQIPGPISEEVEARKAEKKRIQRAQRKQKEKEDKEERLRREAEEAEKKRFAALSDREKRAIAAERRLAAQINLTNETAGTIRRCWQCGESLLGKIPFEYLEFSFCTTRCLQEHRRSQAAKSQK